The following proteins are co-located in the Solenopsis invicta isolate M01_SB chromosome 7, UNIL_Sinv_3.0, whole genome shotgun sequence genome:
- the LOC105193530 gene encoding dnaJ homolog subfamily C member 1 has product MRWTKMNLPSIIFGVLCFLDVFRSSSAWDNDELEVFDVVEEVNQNFYDVLGVTQSANASEIKKAFRRLSLQLHPDKNPAEDAELQFRTLVAVYDVLKDPGKRQKYDNVLVNGLPNWRSAVYYYRHVRKMGLLEMSVILFTVITIGQYLVAWAAYFEKRYTYEQVLGSKLQKMQKKNRKSKIDVPDLADILEKIPTPTMWNTLPFQLPKWIIGSVIAIPSTICLIIQLVKERKEKKKQEEEEALAQESEQPEPEVMSRNVRKRRPGFTPQERSGTNSKETIKKEDCDYTNHVYEKPAVSGGLWTDNDILELIKYVKKYPGGTPERWEKIASVMNRTVVEVTHMAKKVKEEGLKPAESVEEVSVEEKPKKVKTRSDNTVSTAEWSQEQQRTLEAALTKYPKGASVDRWEKIANCVEGKTKEECQVRYRQLVELVKKKQQSQ; this is encoded by the exons ATGCGGTGGACGAAGATGAATCTACCGTCGATCATTTTCGGGGTCCTCTGCTTCCTAGACGTGTTTAGGTCCTCCAGCGCGTGGGATAACGACGAGTTGGAGGTGTTTGACGTGGTCGAGGAGGTCAATCAAAATTTCTATGATGTGCTGGGCGTTACGCAG TCCGCGAACGCCTCGGAAATCAAGAAGGCTTTCAGACGCCTATCATTGCAATTGCATCCGGACAAAAATCCGGCGGAGGACGCGGAGCTGCAATTTAGAACG TTAGTCGCTGTTTATGACGTTTTGAAAGATCCTGGAAAGCGGCAAAAGTATGACAATGTGCTCGTTAACGGGCTGCCAAATTGGCGATCAGCGGTATATTACTATCGTCATGTCCGAAAGATGGGATTATTGGAGATGAGTGTTATATTATTCACAGTCATCACAATAGGGCAGTATCTCGTAGCTTGGGCGGCGTATTTTGAGAAACGGTACACTTac GAACAAGTTTTAGGTAGCAAACTTCAAAAgatgcaaaagaaaaatagaaaaagcaaGATAGACGTTCCAGATTTAGCTGACATTTTGGAAAAGATTCCTACTCCAACAATGTGGAACACTCTTCCATTTCAATTACCAAAGTGGATAATAGGTTCAGTGATTGCTATACCCTCCACTATTTGTCTCATCATTCAACTCgtgaaagagaggaaagagaagaaaaaacagGAGGAAGAAGAGGCATT AGCACAAGAGAGTGAACAGCCTGAACCTGAGGTAATGTCGCGTAACGTCAGGAAACGTAGGCCTGGCTTTACCCCACAAGAGAGAAGCGGTACTAATTCTAAGGAGactataaaaaaagaagattgcGATTACACAAATCATGTATATGAGAAGCCAGCTGTATCTGGTGGCTTGTGGACCGATAATGATATATTAGAATTGATAAAATATGTGAAGAAGTATCCTGGTGGAACTCCAGAACGGTGGGAGAAAATCGCGAGCGTTATGAATCGTACCGTCGTGGAAGTTACGCACATGGCTAAGAAG GTGAAAGAAGAAGGTTTGAAGCCTGCTGAATCAGTGGAGGAAGTTTCTGTGGAAGAAAAACCGAAAAAGGTTAAGACCCGCAGTGATAATACTGTCAGTACTGCCGAATGGAGTCAAGAACAGCAAAGGACTTTAGAAGCGGCCCTGACGAAGTATCCCAAAGGTGCTTCTGTAGATAGGTgggaaaaaattgcaaattgtgTCGAAGGAAAGACAAAG GAAGAATGTCAAGTGCGTTATAGACAATTGGTGGAATTAGTGAAAAAGAAACAGCAGTCTCAAtag